The uncultured Desulfuromonas sp. genome has a segment encoding these proteins:
- a CDS encoding response regulator has translation MGKKLLLADDSVTIQKVIEITFADKDYQLQIADNGDQALNMAQQDSPDLILADVFMPGKDGYELCEAIRALPELASVPVLLLAGTFEPFDESKAKAVGATDWITKPFSSQELVDKVTEMLSNAPAQETWQATPGQTPVESDLLGALAEVSAKQAEAPAAEPAPSLEPLAEFDMAQPVAEEEPASTREDDSFSFDAVTEYAPPAGEPVEEEATSDLAPLSDFSFETNETPPAQTEEAETPVDPFALPEAEEGPVEEEVAEPSEESLASLDPFAAAAEAPAAEEPEAKDPFADLPPLGDFSEPKEETVEEAPSFEPLQPLEPQEEPEPAAVADLPPLVEPVAAEAPAAAASAGVMDLSDDAIVAEGAYGATPKRVETRVAYLSDEQLTEIVERVAGAVIEKLASPILEKVVWEVVPDLAESMVREEMDKIKPEA, from the coding sequence CCAGGCGTTGAACATGGCTCAACAGGACAGCCCTGATCTCATTCTGGCCGATGTGTTTATGCCCGGCAAAGATGGTTACGAGCTGTGCGAAGCGATTCGTGCCTTGCCTGAACTGGCGTCGGTACCTGTTTTGCTGCTGGCGGGGACGTTTGAACCCTTTGATGAAAGCAAAGCCAAGGCGGTGGGTGCCACGGACTGGATTACCAAACCGTTCAGCTCTCAGGAGCTGGTGGATAAAGTCACAGAAATGCTTTCCAACGCTCCTGCACAAGAGACGTGGCAGGCGACTCCGGGGCAGACACCGGTGGAAAGTGATTTGCTCGGTGCCCTTGCGGAAGTCAGCGCCAAACAGGCGGAAGCTCCTGCAGCTGAACCTGCGCCGTCCCTCGAACCGCTTGCTGAATTTGATATGGCTCAACCGGTCGCTGAAGAGGAGCCCGCCTCTACCCGGGAAGACGACAGCTTCAGTTTTGATGCGGTCACAGAATACGCGCCGCCTGCCGGTGAGCCTGTTGAGGAAGAGGCGACAAGCGATCTTGCGCCGTTAAGTGATTTCAGTTTCGAAACCAATGAAACGCCACCGGCGCAAACGGAGGAGGCGGAAACGCCGGTCGATCCGTTTGCCTTGCCTGAAGCCGAAGAAGGTCCGGTAGAAGAAGAGGTTGCTGAACCCTCTGAAGAATCACTGGCCTCTCTGGATCCATTTGCCGCCGCTGCAGAAGCACCCGCTGCCGAGGAACCCGAGGCTAAAGATCCGTTTGCTGATTTGCCGCCGCTTGGTGATTTCTCCGAACCCAAGGAAGAAACCGTCGAAGAGGCGCCTTCTTTTGAACCTCTGCAACCCCTTGAACCACAAGAAGAGCCTGAACCGGCTGCCGTTGCGGACCTGCCGCCGTTGGTGGAACCCGTTGCGGCAGAAGCGCCTGCCGCTGCCGCTTCTGCCGGCGTCATGGATTTGAGTGACGATGCGATTGTCGCTGAAGGTGCCTACGGGGCCACTCCAAAGCGTGTCGAAACCCGTGTTGCCTACCTCAGCGATGAACAACTGACGGAGATCGTCGAGCGTGTCGCCGGGGCGGTCATTGAAAAACTCGCCTCACCGATCCTCGAAAAGGTTGTCTGGGAAGTTGTCCCTGATCTGGCGGAAAGCATGGTTCGTGAGGAGATGGACAAGATTAAGCCGGAAGCCTGA
- a CDS encoding valine--tRNA ligase encodes MADELAKGYEPHDFETKWYQTWEQNGYFHADENSPKPHYSIVIPPPNVTGVLHMGHALNNTMQDILARWKRMTGHEVLWMPGTDHAGIATQNVVEKQLASEGKDRHDVGREAFIERVWQWREESGGQIINQLKRLGASCDWQRERFTMDEGLSKAVREVFVSLYEEGLIYRDNRLINWCPRCHTALSDLEVEHDDKKGHLWHLRYPVKGTDQVLVVATTRPETMLGDTAVAVHPEDERYADLVGKMIELPLTGREIPIIADDYVDKEFGSGAVKITPAHDFNDFEMGKRHNLENINILDESGFINENGGAYQGMERYAAREKVVADLEALGLLEKIDDHLNSVGECYRCKTVIEPYMSLQWYVDVQPLAKEAIKAVENGQTRIVPAQWEKTYYEWMYNIQDWCISRQIWWGHRIPAWFCDDCGEITVSREDATCCAKCQSTNIHQETDVLDTWFSSGLWPFSTMGWPDKTETLSKFYPTSCLITGFDILFFWVARMMMMGLKFMGDVPFKDVYIHALVRDAQGQKMSKSKGNVIDPLTVIDEFGTDAFRFTLTAFAAQGRDVKLSTERIGGYRNFCNKLWNASRFALMNLEGFEPVANPNWDQLSLSMADRWILTRLTEVEKEANKALDEYRFNEAASTLYTFTWHEFCDWYIELIKGALYGDDAAAKLSAQTVVYTVLERLLRLLHPITPFITEEIWQNLPGSRPVASIMLADYPQGEGLLQDEDATAKMEQVMEVIRSIRNIRGEMDVSPAKKISALLDCKNEASLAVMSDGEEYIKALARIEELTCGVALDQPAQVAKQVSGDVEILLPLAGLINVEEEEKRLTKEIAKVQKDVDMFSKKLSNEKFVANAPAAVLEKDRGKLAAAQEKLTVLQASLEKIVALK; translated from the coding sequence ATGGCAGACGAATTGGCAAAAGGCTACGAGCCGCACGACTTTGAGACCAAATGGTATCAGACCTGGGAACAAAACGGCTATTTCCACGCCGATGAAAATTCCCCCAAACCCCATTACTCCATTGTCATTCCGCCACCGAACGTCACTGGTGTGTTGCACATGGGCCATGCCCTCAACAATACCATGCAGGATATTTTGGCACGCTGGAAGCGCATGACCGGTCACGAAGTGCTGTGGATGCCCGGCACCGACCATGCCGGTATCGCCACCCAGAATGTGGTTGAGAAACAGCTGGCCAGCGAAGGCAAAGACCGGCACGATGTTGGTCGCGAAGCTTTCATCGAGCGGGTATGGCAGTGGCGTGAAGAGTCCGGTGGCCAGATTATCAACCAGCTCAAGCGTCTTGGCGCCTCCTGCGACTGGCAGCGTGAGCGTTTCACCATGGACGAGGGCTTAAGCAAGGCGGTGCGTGAAGTGTTTGTCAGCCTCTATGAAGAGGGGCTGATCTATCGCGATAACCGTCTGATCAACTGGTGCCCGCGGTGCCATACCGCCCTGTCCGATCTGGAAGTAGAGCACGACGATAAAAAAGGCCACCTGTGGCATTTGCGTTACCCGGTCAAAGGCACCGATCAGGTGCTGGTGGTTGCCACCACCCGTCCGGAAACCATGCTCGGTGATACTGCTGTCGCGGTTCACCCTGAGGATGAGCGTTACGCCGATCTGGTGGGTAAGATGATTGAATTGCCGCTGACTGGTCGTGAAATTCCCATCATTGCTGACGACTATGTCGACAAAGAGTTCGGTAGCGGGGCGGTGAAAATTACCCCGGCCCACGATTTCAATGACTTTGAGATGGGCAAGCGTCACAATCTGGAAAATATAAACATCCTTGACGAGTCCGGTTTTATCAACGAAAACGGTGGAGCTTATCAGGGTATGGAGCGCTATGCGGCACGTGAAAAAGTTGTTGCCGATCTCGAAGCGCTTGGTTTGTTGGAAAAGATCGATGACCACCTGAACTCGGTGGGGGAATGTTACCGTTGTAAAACCGTTATTGAGCCCTACATGAGCCTGCAATGGTACGTTGATGTGCAGCCGCTGGCCAAAGAGGCGATCAAGGCGGTGGAAAACGGCCAGACTCGCATTGTTCCTGCGCAGTGGGAAAAGACCTACTACGAGTGGATGTATAACATTCAGGATTGGTGTATCAGCCGCCAGATCTGGTGGGGCCATCGTATCCCGGCCTGGTTCTGCGACGACTGCGGTGAGATCACCGTGTCGCGCGAAGATGCGACCTGCTGTGCCAAGTGCCAGAGCACCAATATCCACCAGGAAACCGACGTGCTCGACACCTGGTTTTCCTCCGGTTTATGGCCGTTCTCGACCATGGGTTGGCCGGACAAGACCGAAACCCTGAGCAAGTTTTACCCCACCTCATGCCTGATTACCGGTTTCGATATCCTGTTTTTCTGGGTGGCGCGCATGATGATGATGGGCCTCAAGTTCATGGGCGATGTACCGTTTAAAGACGTGTATATTCATGCTTTGGTGCGTGACGCTCAGGGCCAGAAGATGAGTAAGAGTAAGGGCAACGTCATTGACCCGTTGACCGTCATTGACGAGTTCGGCACCGATGCGTTCCGCTTCACCCTCACCGCCTTTGCCGCTCAAGGCCGCGATGTCAAATTGTCCACGGAACGGATCGGCGGCTACCGCAACTTCTGCAATAAGCTGTGGAACGCCAGCCGTTTTGCCCTGATGAATCTGGAAGGCTTTGAGCCGGTGGCAAATCCCAACTGGGATCAACTCAGCCTGTCCATGGCAGATCGCTGGATCTTGACCCGCCTGACCGAGGTGGAAAAAGAAGCCAACAAGGCACTCGACGAGTATCGCTTCAATGAGGCCGCCAGTACCCTGTACACCTTTACCTGGCATGAGTTCTGTGACTGGTACATCGAGCTGATCAAGGGAGCCCTGTACGGTGACGATGCTGCCGCCAAGCTCAGCGCCCAGACCGTCGTTTATACCGTATTGGAGCGCCTGCTGCGTCTGCTGCATCCGATCACACCGTTTATCACCGAAGAGATCTGGCAGAATCTGCCCGGCAGCCGTCCGGTGGCATCCATTATGTTGGCCGACTACCCGCAGGGCGAAGGCTTGCTGCAGGACGAAGACGCCACCGCCAAAATGGAGCAGGTGATGGAGGTCATTCGTTCCATCCGTAACATCCGTGGCGAAATGGATGTTTCTCCGGCCAAGAAGATCAGTGCACTGCTCGATTGCAAAAACGAGGCGAGTCTGGCGGTGATGAGTGATGGTGAAGAGTACATCAAAGCTCTGGCCCGCATCGAAGAGTTGACCTGTGGTGTTGCTCTCGATCAACCGGCCCAGGTCGCC